The region AATTCGCCGGTCTGCTCTACGGGTTGTTTCCCATTGAGTCCGGGCGCTTGCGGCCCGCACAGCCGCCGAGACGGCAGTCAGGACTGCGTCGGGGTCGGTTTCCAGACTTGTCTGCTGGTCTGTTTCCCGTTCAGTCTCATCCGCCGGCCTGCCAATCCTGGTGAATCGGCTGCGGTGTGTGACGTGAGCCGCACCATGCTCCACAGCAGCGCAACCTCGTCTATATGTGGTGGTCCGGCCGTTCCCGGCCACAATCCTGCCGGGGAGTGGACAGCCCACCGGCCGCCTGGTGGGCAGCTTCCGCCGATGAAGCTTGGCACGCGACAACCCATAGAACTGCGGGAGCTTGTCCGCAAGAATCGACGCGAGCAACGAACCGAGCAACAACTGGAGCAACGACTTGAGCATCTTCGCGAGCAACGCGTGGTGCAACGCCGTAAGCAACTCCGGATGCATGTCGCGACGCAGCTCAGGATTCAGCCACCGACTCAACCGCCGACGCGACGCACCAAGCAGCTAATGATGCAGTTGCCGGTGCTTCGACCTATGCTTCGCCGCATGCTTCGCGAGACGCATCGTAGCGCGAGGCGCGGTGACCGAAATGCGCTTCGGCAGAACCTCGACGGGCGGCAGGTTGGCTGTCGTAATCTAGAGGATTCTGGCGGCGAGATCGTGCGTGGAGGAATAGAGGGAAGGGACCAAGTCAAAAGGCAAGAGTCAAAAGGCAAAAGCCAACACCACGAGCGGACTAGAGGATCCGAGCCGAAAGGTCGTGAGTAGAGGAATAGAGGGAAGGAACCAAGTCAAGAGGCAAGAGTCAAAAGGCATAAGCCAAAACCACGAGCGGACTAGAGGACCCGAGCCGAAAGGTCGTGAGTGGACGAAGACGTAACCAGGGCGCGGACGAAGAGGCCGGGGCGGACGTTGCGGCCGAAGAGTTTGACCACGCCGTCGATCTCAGGCGCATCCCACTCGGTGCGTCCGACGCACCGAGAGTTCTCAGTCTTCAGTTCCCAGTTCTCAGTGACGGCAGACACTCCGGCACCTTTACCGTGCCCGCTTGGTGTCTTGGTGTCTTGGTGGTGAAACTCCGGGTCCTGAGTCGAGGCGTCGATCAGCACGGTCAGTTCGCGGCCGACGAGCTTCTTGAGATTCGCCCGCGAGATGGCAGCCTGCGCGAGCATCAGGCGGCGGACGCGTTCTTTCTTCACGGCAGGGGAGACCTGGCCGGGGAGGCGCGCGGCTTTGGTGCCGGACTCGGGCGAGTAGGCGTAGCAGGAGAGGCGGTCGAACCTGGCGGCGCGGACGAAGGCAAGCAGTTCCTCGAAGTCTCGGGCGGTCTCGCCCGGCAGGCCGACGATGATGGTGGTGCGGATGTGCATTTCCGGAATCGCCCGCAGGGATTCGAGCTGCACTTCGACGTCCTGCCGCGTGTAGTGGCGATTCATCTTCTCCAGCAGGTGGTCGGCCGTGTGCTGGACGGGCAGGTCGATGTACCGGCAGAGCTTCGGGTTGCTGGCAAACTGGTCCATTACATCCTCGGTGATGTGCGCGGGATGAGTGTACATCAGCCGCAGCCAGCGGATACCGTCGATTCGCCCCAGTTCCCCGAGCAACCGAGCGAGTTGAGGTCTGCCGTGTGAGTCCCCGTTGACGGGGATTGAACCACCAAGACACCAAGCGGACGTTCGCACTGGAGCACTAGACAACTGGGGCACTCGAGCACTCCCTCTTCGTGTCTTTGTGTCTTGGTGGTGAACTCCTTTCCGGAAATCCGTGCCGTAGAGGGTCGTGTCCTGAGCCACGAGTATCAGCTCTTTGACTCCGGTGCGGGCAAGGTCGCGCGCTTCGGCGATGATGTCGCGCATCGGGCGCGAACGGAACGGGCCGCGGATGTCCGGAATCATGCAGTAGGAGCAGCGGTTGTCGCAGCCGTCGGCGATCTTGAGATAGGCGAAGTGGCGGGGAGTGGAAAGGACGCGGGGCGCAGCTGAACAATGAGCGCTGAACGCTGAACGATGAACGCGGTCCGAAGGGGACGAGGCATTG is a window of candidate division WOR-3 bacterium DNA encoding:
- a CDS encoding radical SAM protein, yielding MGIRNSGSACLVFLGCPKNQVDSEHVLGSLTEAGYTLTTEPRSADLVVITTCAFLQSAVRESEAAIREALKLKQGSSEPPNGQREPPIDTDNRADVSDKTICVNPCSSVVGRSSGYPTVVVAGCLVERYGESLKKKFPAVDLWVPLRDMGRISDLLSPPSSLPDSSSSRKLQASGSGKSAISNLQSSIYNASSPSDRVHRSAFSAHCSAAPRVLSTPRHFAYLKIADGCDNRCSYCMIPDIRGPFRSRPMRDIIAEARDLARTGVKELILVAQDTTLYGTDFRKGVHHQDTKTRRGSARVPQLSSAPVRTSAWCLGGSIPVNGDSHGRPQLARLLGELGRIDGIRWLRLMYTHPAHITEDVMDQFASNPKLCRYIDLPVQHTADHLLEKMNRHYTRQDVEVQLESLRAIPEMHIRTTIIVGLPGETARDFEELLAFVRAARFDRLSCYAYSPESGTKAARLPGQVSPAVKKERVRRLMLAQAAISRANLKKLVGRELTVLIDASTQDPEFHHQDTKTPSGHGKGAGVSAVTENWELKTENSRCVGRTEWDAPEIDGVVKLFGRNVRPGLFVRALVTSSSTHDLSARVL